The Benincasa hispida cultivar B227 chromosome 9, ASM972705v1, whole genome shotgun sequence genome has a segment encoding these proteins:
- the LOC120085056 gene encoding homeobox-leucine zipper protein HOX11-like translates to MELGLSLGDAPKPFRFVEKQPQVPPPQRGHSRPDLGFCVDLSIGRPVAGEKEGDEDKLNQREDESDGNEDPPIQLDLLPHNPVPRNLTNPYQGFPWPSSENDEGEDRTASPNSAASSFQMEFGLYGGGGNISCRRDQMENGVTNEVGESERASSRASDEDENGCTRKKLRLSKEQSAFLEESFKEHNTLNPKQKLALAKQLNLRPRQVEVWFQNRRARTKLKQTEVDCEYLKRCCETLTEENRRLQKELQELRALKTTNSFYMQLPATTLTMCPSCERVTSTSAASTAVSAVAAGGNKSTEGVTKRSGFAIAGRPSSSSFPFSAKTQSHQSTAS, encoded by the exons ATGGAGCTTGGCCTGAGCTTGGGCGACGCCCCCAAGCCCTTCCGCTTCGTCGAGAAGCAACCGCAAGTACCGCCGCCGCAGCGAGGTCATTCCCGGCCAGATTTAGGGTTCTGTGTCGACTTATCGATTGGCCGTCCCGTCGCCGGAGAGAAAGAAGGCGACGAAGACAAACTTAATCAGAGAGAAGATGAATCCGACGGTAATGAAGATCCACCGATTCAACTCGATCTTCTCCCTCATAATCCCGTTCCTCGAAACCTTACTAACCCGTACCAAGGATTCCCATGGCCATCGTCCGAAAACG ATGAAGGTGAAGACCGAACCGCATCGCCGAACAGCGCAGCGTCGTCGTTTCAGATGGAATTTGGGCTGTACGGAGGTGGAGGAAACATTTCTTGCCGGAGAGATCAAATGGAAAATGGCGTAACGAACGAAGTAGGTGAATCTGAAAGAGCGTCTTCAAGAGCTAGCGATGAAGACGAAAATGGCTGTACAAGGAAGAAACTCAGACTCTCTAAAGAACAATCCGCTTTTCTTGAAGAAAGCTTCAAAGAACACAATACCTTAAACCCT AAACAGAAGCTAGCACTGGCTAAGCAACTGAATCTTCGTCCTCGCCAAGTAGAAGTTTGGTTCCAAAACAGGAGAGCTAG GACGAAATTGAAGCAAACGGAAGTGGATTGTGAGTATTTGAAAAGATGTTGTGAGACATTAACAGAAGAGAACAGACGGCTTCAAAAAGAGCTTCAAGAATTAAGAGCTTTGAAAACAACAAACTCATTCTACATGCAATTACCAGCTACAACACTCACCATGTGTCCATCTTGTGAAAGAGTAACCTCAACTTCCGCCGCTTCCACCGCCGTCTCCGCCGTCGCCGCCGGTGGAAACAAATCGACAGAGGGAGTTACAAAACGATCCGGGTTCGCCATTGCTGGTCGACCGAGTTCTTCATCTTTCCCATTTTCTGCTAAAACGCAGTCCCACCAGTCAACAGCTTCATGA